Proteins from a genomic interval of Rosa chinensis cultivar Old Blush chromosome 2, RchiOBHm-V2, whole genome shotgun sequence:
- the LOC112189407 gene encoding 40S ribosomal protein S30, producing the protein MGKVHGSLARAGKVRGQTPKVAKQDKKKKPRGRAHKRMQYNRRFVTAVVGFGKKRGPNSSEK; encoded by the exons ATGG GAAAGGTTCATGGTTCTTTGGCTCGTGCTGGTAAGGTGAGAGGCCAAACCCCAAAGGTGGCCAAGcaggacaagaagaagaagccccGTGGACGCGCCCACAAGCGCATGCAATACAATCGCCGTTTCGTCACCGCTG TGGTTGGCTTTGGCAAGAAGAGAGGACCCAACTCATCTGAGAAGTAG